The following coding sequences are from one Rubinisphaera margarita window:
- a CDS encoding right-handed parallel beta-helix repeat-containing protein: MQALKLILSWTLLVAVTETVRAEEVEISSLRELAEFASRSDNVVRMKPGVYRYTDYMSRDALASRRKAGDFTFMQFSGDNNRFELTDVTIEVDVSIRGIGRPPVHTNEFIFSGDGNTITGLTITNVEHGLSQGGAVISCTGDGNSFEKVTLHVQGSRPYGYGDLFGKGGYKQSAFQVTGDDTRIIDCELYMKAFGHGFFIQKGAANTLLEGCYVEGVLRSTDEMLAETEGIAVKRKFRTVIKNRDGEYRILPGYMKSLAEDGFRTYDEIPGLVIRNCTAKHMRGGFEIRSKAAAVLENCTAVECERGFWFGYGTVVKNCRGDAKYGPLLFVEGNDARAEVTLLGDDSQMTVHAVATVRGTGHRIHLRSDEAKQREIPIPVMLGYSVPPAGEGMADYAERDTSDVFFHNETRMPVVLGQVTSQCNVRTRGPLIEDQGLDNTVQRLPDE; this comes from the coding sequence TTGCAAGCGCTCAAACTGATTCTCTCCTGGACGTTGCTGGTCGCAGTGACAGAGACCGTACGCGCGGAGGAAGTCGAGATCTCGAGCCTTCGGGAACTGGCCGAGTTCGCGTCCCGGAGCGACAACGTCGTGCGAATGAAGCCGGGCGTCTACCGATACACCGATTACATGTCGCGAGACGCGCTGGCATCGCGTCGCAAAGCCGGCGACTTCACCTTTATGCAGTTCAGCGGCGACAACAATCGCTTTGAACTGACCGACGTGACGATCGAAGTCGATGTCTCGATCCGGGGCATCGGGCGGCCGCCGGTTCATACCAACGAGTTCATCTTCTCCGGGGATGGCAACACGATTACCGGGCTGACGATCACCAATGTGGAACACGGCCTCTCCCAGGGGGGCGCGGTCATCTCCTGCACGGGTGACGGAAACTCTTTTGAAAAGGTGACGCTGCATGTGCAGGGCTCCCGCCCGTACGGATACGGCGATTTGTTCGGCAAGGGAGGCTACAAACAAAGTGCCTTTCAGGTGACCGGCGACGACACTCGCATCATCGACTGCGAGCTCTACATGAAGGCCTTCGGTCACGGCTTCTTCATCCAGAAAGGGGCGGCGAACACGCTTCTGGAAGGGTGTTATGTCGAAGGCGTGCTGCGTTCGACCGACGAAATGCTGGCCGAGACCGAAGGCATTGCCGTCAAACGAAAGTTCCGCACGGTGATCAAGAACCGGGACGGTGAGTATCGCATTCTGCCCGGCTACATGAAGTCGCTCGCCGAGGATGGCTTTCGAACCTACGACGAGATTCCGGGGCTCGTCATTCGCAACTGCACCGCAAAGCACATGCGGGGCGGCTTTGAGATCCGGTCGAAGGCGGCTGCGGTGCTCGAAAACTGCACGGCTGTGGAATGCGAACGGGGCTTCTGGTTCGGCTATGGCACCGTCGTGAAGAACTGCCGGGGTGATGCCAAATACGGGCCCCTGCTGTTTGTCGAAGGAAACGACGCCAGAGCAGAGGTCACCCTGCTTGGAGACGATTCGCAGATGACCGTCCACGCCGTGGCGACCGTACGGGGAACCGGACACCGCATTCATCTTCGCTCCGACGAAGCAAAGCAGCGTGAGATCCCGATTCCAGTCATGCTCGGCTACAGCGTCCCTCCCGCCGGAGAAGGGATGGCCGACTATGCCGAACGCGACACCAGCGACGTCTTCTTTCACAACGAGACCCGCATGCCCGTCGTGCTCGGACAGGTAACCAGTCAGTGCAACGTGCGGACTCGCGGCCCTCTCATTGAAGATCAGGGCTTGGACAACACGGTTCAGAGACTTCCCGACGAGTAA
- a CDS encoding DUF1579 domain-containing protein gives MNHTLLFEKLPGDWRGTCRTWFEPGQLADESELTGSFTPLLAGRFLRHAYHGTLQGKPRTGEETIGFNAVTKAYEASWIDDFHMNYAIMFSQGPPMERGFAVLGAYDVGENQPRWKWRTVYELTAEDQLLITAYNVSPEGMEARAVETHYRRVATRSSH, from the coding sequence ATGAATCACACGCTGCTGTTCGAAAAGCTTCCTGGCGACTGGCGGGGAACGTGTCGCACGTGGTTCGAGCCTGGTCAACTGGCGGACGAATCGGAACTGACCGGCTCCTTCACACCGCTCCTCGCAGGTCGCTTTCTCCGCCATGCCTATCATGGAACTCTTCAGGGCAAGCCACGAACCGGCGAGGAAACCATCGGCTTCAATGCCGTCACGAAGGCGTACGAAGCCTCGTGGATTGATGACTTCCACATGAACTACGCAATCATGTTCTCACAGGGTCCACCGATGGAACGTGGCTTTGCCGTTCTCGGAGCCTACGACGTCGGCGAGAACCAGCCTCGCTGGAAATGGCGAACCGTGTACGAACTGACGGCCGAAGATCAGCTCCTCATTACCGCTTACAATGTCAGCCCGGAAGGCATGGAGGCCAGGGCCGTCGAGACGCATTATCGACGCGTGGCGACGAGGAGTTCGCATTGA
- a CDS encoding RNA polymerase sigma factor encodes MAESDHNAQFLSWLDEHSSAVMKVARAYTLTSEDSQDLAQEILLQAWRSLPNFEGRANVATWFYRVALHTAMNWKRNDRPRRTSQQPLLEIHAVATPDSDSVEQAQHREIVERLYQAIRQLPKAEAALILLYLDELSYREMAEVLGISENHVGVKLHRARRSLSELMTGGSHEFR; translated from the coding sequence TTGGCTGAATCGGATCACAACGCGCAGTTTCTGTCATGGCTGGACGAGCATAGTTCGGCAGTCATGAAGGTCGCGCGGGCTTACACCCTCACCAGTGAGGACAGTCAGGATCTTGCTCAGGAAATCCTGCTTCAGGCGTGGCGGTCGCTGCCGAATTTTGAGGGGCGGGCCAACGTCGCGACCTGGTTCTATCGCGTGGCTCTGCATACGGCGATGAACTGGAAACGGAACGATCGGCCTCGACGGACTTCGCAACAGCCGTTGCTGGAAATTCATGCCGTGGCGACGCCCGACTCCGATAGCGTCGAGCAGGCTCAGCACCGAGAAATCGTGGAGCGACTGTATCAGGCAATCCGCCAGTTGCCGAAAGCGGAGGCGGCTCTGATTCTGCTTTATCTCGATGAACTGAGCTATCGCGAGATGGCGGAAGTCCTCGGAATTTCCGAGAACCACGTCGGCGTGAAATTGCATCGGGCCCGAAGATCGTTGAGCGAATTAATGACGGGAGGCTCCCATGAATTCCGATGA
- a CDS encoding endonuclease III domain-containing protein → MFQTLREHMPGRTKDAKGPKDQPDPFRSCISCMLSAQSRDANTRLASQALFKLARTPRGMLRLPQAEIAAAIKPCGLYNSKAKSIHRFCEALLEQFDGVVPQTREELMSLPGIGRKCADIVLQFTFGIDTIAVDTHVHRVCNRTGLAVGKTADATARSLESQAPEWAMHEGHFWLIQFGKRICHARAPKCGACPISRMCRYYQLEVREG, encoded by the coding sequence ATGTTTCAGACTCTTCGCGAACACATGCCGGGGCGGACGAAGGATGCCAAAGGGCCGAAGGATCAGCCCGATCCGTTTCGGTCGTGCATCTCCTGCATGCTGTCTGCTCAATCACGCGATGCCAATACGCGGCTCGCTTCTCAGGCGTTATTCAAGCTGGCCAGAACACCCCGGGGGATGCTGCGGCTGCCGCAGGCAGAAATCGCAGCGGCCATCAAGCCGTGCGGCTTGTACAACAGCAAGGCGAAGAGCATCCATCGCTTCTGCGAGGCGTTGCTCGAACAGTTTGATGGTGTCGTGCCGCAGACGCGCGAGGAGCTGATGAGTCTGCCGGGGATAGGTCGCAAGTGTGCCGATATCGTGCTGCAGTTCACGTTCGGCATCGACACCATCGCCGTCGACACGCACGTGCATCGCGTCTGCAATCGCACGGGACTGGCGGTTGGCAAGACGGCTGATGCGACCGCTCGAAGTCTGGAGTCGCAGGCTCCCGAGTGGGCGATGCATGAAGGGCACTTCTGGCTGATTCAGTTCGGAAAGCGGATCTGCCACGCGCGTGCTCCGAAATGCGGGGCATGTCCGATCAGTCGCATGTGCAGGTATTATCAGCTTGAGGTCCGCGAAGGATAA
- a CDS encoding DUF1559 domain-containing protein, whose translation MKTQFSSRFRLRHAFTLIELLVVIAIIAILVALLLPAVQQAREAARRSSCKNNLKQIGLALHNYHDAHSSLPPGSIVLLNSSGTTYNGHGWTWHASILPYIEQAALYDAIQGPGDSGMGSESGGVNDTKQQLAGQTTISTFWCPSQPDVRLGVQKNEYSTSNYNGNMGTLIGYSGDNCYGGSVTDVAGMRARGGCMNADGIFFVSSHIAFRDVTDGLSNTIFVSEVIDSGGDADRLGGGGSDRKHCFSNGADSNPPTEMTEYLIAAESNDPINAYTEEAAGSYHVGGAQFVLGDGSVRFLSENIAMSTYQAISTRDNGEVPGEF comes from the coding sequence ATGAAAACACAATTCTCCTCCCGTTTCCGTCTTCGTCACGCATTCACACTTATTGAATTGTTAGTGGTGATCGCGATTATTGCCATTCTGGTCGCTTTGCTGCTTCCGGCTGTTCAGCAGGCCCGGGAAGCGGCTCGCCGCAGCAGCTGTAAGAACAATCTGAAGCAGATCGGACTGGCGCTGCATAACTATCACGACGCTCACAGCAGTCTTCCTCCCGGAAGCATCGTGCTGCTGAACTCGTCGGGCACGACCTACAACGGCCACGGCTGGACCTGGCATGCCAGCATCTTGCCCTACATCGAACAGGCCGCCCTCTACGATGCGATTCAGGGACCGGGCGACAGCGGCATGGGATCGGAATCGGGCGGGGTGAACGACACCAAGCAGCAGCTCGCCGGTCAGACCACCATCTCGACGTTCTGGTGTCCCTCGCAGCCGGATGTTCGGCTTGGCGTCCAGAAAAACGAGTACTCGACATCGAACTACAACGGAAACATGGGAACCCTGATCGGCTACAGCGGCGACAACTGCTACGGCGGTTCGGTGACCGATGTTGCCGGGATGCGGGCCAGAGGCGGCTGTATGAATGCCGACGGCATCTTCTTCGTCAGCAGCCACATTGCGTTCCGGGATGTGACCGATGGGCTGAGCAATACGATCTTCGTTAGCGAAGTGATCGACTCGGGTGGAGACGCCGATCGACTGGGTGGCGGCGGCAGCGACCGCAAGCACTGCTTCTCCAACGGAGCCGACAGCAACCCGCCAACCGAGATGACGGAGTATCTCATCGCGGCGGAGAGCAACGATCCGATCAATGCCTACACCGAAGAAGCCGCCGGGAGCTATCACGTCGGCGGAGCTCAGTTCGTGCTCGGCGACGGAAGCGTCCGGTTCCTGTCTGAGAACATCGCAATGTCGACCTATCAGGCGATCAGCACGCGAGACAACGGCGAAGTTCCCGGCGAATTCTAA
- a CDS encoding DUF1801 domain-containing protein — protein MKKSARTATTKSEASISASTPAELIDQRIAELGDWRGETLARIRDVVRQTNPDIVEEWKWRGMPTWSYNGILCTGETYRQAVKMTFAHGASLKDPTGLFNASLEGKTRRAIDFHEGDKVNARALKALIREAIAFNTSKAVGKAKNSATTSRKKTDSTSDQTTAEPVVLLSGGNPQIAKADGDAPVQAYIAAMPGWKSDLGRRLDELIVQAVPNVTKAVRWNSPFYGIEGEGWFLSFHCLTKYVKVTFFAGTSLEPLPPGGTERSQESRWIDIYENKPFDEGQFIHWVQQAAILPGWTP, from the coding sequence ATGAAAAAGTCAGCCAGGACCGCGACAACGAAATCGGAAGCGTCGATCAGTGCGTCGACGCCAGCGGAATTGATCGATCAACGAATTGCCGAACTCGGCGACTGGCGGGGTGAGACCCTGGCCCGCATTCGCGACGTCGTCCGACAAACAAACCCCGACATCGTCGAGGAATGGAAGTGGCGCGGCATGCCGACGTGGTCGTACAACGGCATCCTCTGCACCGGCGAGACCTACAGGCAGGCGGTGAAAATGACGTTCGCCCACGGGGCCTCCCTGAAGGATCCGACCGGCCTGTTCAATGCGAGCCTGGAGGGGAAGACACGCCGCGCGATCGATTTTCATGAAGGCGATAAGGTTAACGCTCGCGCCTTGAAAGCTCTGATCCGCGAAGCGATCGCGTTCAACACCTCGAAGGCTGTCGGAAAGGCGAAGAACTCAGCGACCACATCGCGGAAGAAGACCGATTCCACGAGTGATCAGACAACAGCGGAACCAGTGGTCCTGCTCTCCGGCGGCAATCCCCAAATCGCCAAAGCCGACGGCGATGCTCCGGTGCAAGCCTACATCGCTGCCATGCCCGGCTGGAAAAGCGACCTGGGACGGCGACTCGACGAACTCATCGTCCAGGCCGTCCCGAATGTCACCAAGGCGGTGCGCTGGAACTCCCCCTTCTACGGCATCGAAGGGGAGGGCTGGTTCCTGTCGTTCCACTGTCTGACGAAGTACGTCAAAGTCACCTTCTTCGCCGGCACGTCGCTGGAGCCGCTTCCACCTGGGGGTACTGAACGCAGTCAGGAGTCCCGTTGGATCGACATCTATGAAAACAAGCCGTTCGACGAGGGCCAGTTCATTCACTGGGTCCAACAGGCCGCGATTCTGCCCGGCTGGACTCCGTAG
- a CDS encoding DUF3592 domain-containing protein, which translates to MTERKKPLVGVLIFAGVFLYLGWEVVRQETGALHGGSASTTWPTTEGRVISSTVQTKHGTGGDPSRYFPVVEYEYTVNGESLRGDRISYDTQLMAQSSAAAIAKRYAAGREVTVFYDPDAPADSVIDPGASRTSWLGIAVGVVFVVVAGAMLIARLLPQAPTEGGTRT; encoded by the coding sequence ATGACGGAGAGGAAAAAGCCGCTGGTCGGTGTCCTGATCTTTGCAGGTGTGTTTCTCTACCTGGGGTGGGAGGTCGTTCGGCAAGAGACGGGGGCCCTCCATGGAGGCAGTGCAAGTACAACCTGGCCTACCACGGAAGGCCGGGTGATTTCGTCGACGGTTCAGACCAAACACGGCACCGGAGGAGATCCGTCGCGATACTTTCCCGTCGTCGAGTATGAGTACACGGTCAACGGCGAGTCGCTTCGTGGTGACCGGATCAGCTATGACACGCAGCTCATGGCTCAGTCCTCAGCGGCAGCGATCGCAAAACGCTACGCCGCGGGACGCGAAGTGACGGTCTTTTACGACCCGGACGCTCCAGCCGACAGCGTCATCGATCCGGGGGCCTCTCGGACCAGCTGGCTGGGAATCGCAGTGGGCGTCGTCTTCGTCGTGGTGGCCGGAGCCATGCTCATTGCCCGACTACTCCCGCAGGCTCCCACAGAAGGCGGCACACGAACGTGA
- a CDS encoding SRPBCC family protein — MHSQASVEIDRPIDEVFTYTNEHVAEWSLTVVENEVIEDNNGVGTEFRCVTEDRGHRMVFHGIITAWEPPNRSAISLTGKSFDIAAEYRFEDLDGRTRVTQESWVRGKGFAKVMFLLFGWLMNRQGCDAVQKELESLKQKLEAGAGEIAV; from the coding sequence ATGCACAGCCAAGCTTCGGTTGAGATCGACCGGCCGATCGACGAAGTCTTTACCTACACCAACGAACATGTCGCCGAGTGGAGCCTCACCGTGGTTGAAAATGAGGTGATTGAAGATAACAACGGAGTCGGGACCGAATTCCGCTGCGTCACCGAAGACCGGGGGCACCGTATGGTCTTCCACGGAATCATCACCGCCTGGGAACCTCCGAATCGATCCGCCATCAGCCTGACCGGAAAGAGCTTCGATATCGCAGCCGAGTATCGCTTCGAAGACCTGGACGGCCGCACGCGAGTCACTCAGGAATCCTGGGTCCGTGGCAAGGGCTTCGCCAAAGTGATGTTCCTCCTCTTCGGCTGGCTCATGAACAGGCAGGGCTGCGATGCGGTCCAGAAGGAACTCGAAAGCCTGAAGCAGAAGCTCGAAGCCGGCGCCGGTGAGATTGCGGTCTGA
- a CDS encoding APC family permease, producing the protein MNDSDSRSSQYKENSLSLTGSVAMGTGVMIGAGIFALTGQVAEQTGGLFPLAFLSAALVAAFSAYSYVKLAQSYPSAGGIAMFLMKAYGKGTATAGFALLMYFSMVINESLVARTFGTYTLQLFGGKSDPYLVPALGVGLLIFAFIVNILGNKFIDTLSTVAAVIKVGGITIFALAALWASGLTFESVGVTDRTSAGSFLSATALALLAYKGFTTITNSGAELVDPKKNVGRSIIISLSICVVVYMLVGLAVAGNLSISEIIEARDYALAEAARPAFGTYGTWFTVGLAIVATISGLIASTFAVSRMLAMLSEMNLVPHSHFGMPGSVQKHTLVYTVVFAVVLTVLFDLSRIASLGAIFYIVMDIAVHWGILRHLRKEVGAQTWVLVTAIVLDVAILAAFIGIKATSDTLVLWVAGGGMLVIFVGERWFLRWKDDDEQDESSDDPQDKSADQEG; encoded by the coding sequence ATGAACGACTCCGATTCAAGATCCAGTCAATACAAGGAAAACAGCCTCTCGCTCACCGGTTCGGTCGCCATGGGAACCGGGGTGATGATCGGAGCGGGGATCTTCGCGCTCACCGGACAGGTCGCCGAACAGACCGGCGGACTCTTCCCTCTGGCCTTCCTCAGTGCGGCTCTCGTCGCCGCGTTCAGTGCCTATTCGTACGTCAAGCTGGCGCAGTCGTACCCGTCAGCCGGCGGCATCGCGATGTTCCTGATGAAGGCCTACGGCAAGGGAACCGCGACAGCCGGCTTCGCCCTGCTGATGTACTTCTCGATGGTCATCAACGAAAGCCTGGTCGCACGCACGTTCGGGACCTACACGCTTCAGCTGTTCGGGGGAAAATCCGATCCTTACCTCGTTCCGGCCCTGGGGGTCGGACTGTTGATCTTTGCCTTTATCGTCAACATTCTCGGCAACAAATTCATTGATACGCTTTCGACCGTCGCAGCCGTGATCAAGGTCGGCGGAATCACGATCTTCGCGCTTGCCGCCCTCTGGGCCTCGGGGCTCACGTTCGAGAGTGTCGGCGTGACCGATCGCACTTCAGCCGGAAGTTTCCTGTCGGCGACCGCTCTGGCACTGCTCGCCTACAAGGGGTTCACCACCATCACGAACAGTGGGGCGGAACTCGTCGACCCGAAGAAGAATGTCGGCCGCTCGATCATAATTTCTCTCTCGATCTGCGTGGTCGTCTACATGCTGGTCGGCCTGGCGGTGGCTGGGAATCTGTCGATTTCCGAGATCATCGAAGCCCGCGACTATGCCCTGGCCGAAGCGGCTCGCCCCGCCTTCGGCACGTACGGAACCTGGTTCACGGTCGGTCTGGCCATTGTGGCGACGATCTCCGGTCTCATCGCCAGCACGTTCGCCGTCTCGCGAATGCTGGCCATGCTCAGCGAGATGAATCTGGTTCCCCACAGTCATTTCGGAATGCCCGGAAGCGTTCAGAAACATACGCTGGTCTACACGGTCGTCTTCGCCGTTGTTCTGACCGTCCTGTTCGACCTGTCGCGGATCGCTTCACTGGGAGCCATCTTCTATATCGTGATGGACATCGCGGTCCACTGGGGGATTCTTCGCCATCTGCGAAAAGAAGTCGGTGCGCAAACATGGGTCCTCGTCACGGCGATCGTTCTCGATGTCGCGATTCTGGCGGCGTTCATCGGAATCAAAGCGACGTCCGATACTCTCGTCCTTTGGGTCGCCGGCGGCGGGATGCTGGTCATTTTCGTCGGAGAACGCTGGTTTCTCAGATGGAAAGATGACGACGAGCAGGACGAATCGAGCGACGACCCTCAAGACAAGTCCGCCGATCAGGAGGGGTGA
- a CDS encoding AraC family transcriptional regulator, with protein sequence MENQSRGFSLETFEPQLLFEAVTGTGFEHRLLRGGEFHGKIAHLQLPHCRIDQGNYNLPCFARGAFPEGWIVIGFTSCRDQPSWGNGSEIRFHQVQLCSEGLAFDYRSSPNSPWHAIQVRRDWLQEQAVAISGREVTIPSQGFANLTIPPAFSELLRDEIDLLLSADEYEPEFPTSPFAAEAEARLIRTVINAIQGVSLVEAMRNETLLEKHAIVARIESFLAEQITDATPVQELLQETGLSETSLQRFCREVYGLPPVQLFGVTRMSIIRQELLAQKPSKTSVRKLLEKWGINHSRRFASQYREFFGETPRETLTRVRD encoded by the coding sequence ATGGAAAACCAGTCCCGAGGATTCTCCCTCGAAACATTTGAACCTCAGCTGCTCTTTGAAGCCGTCACCGGAACCGGCTTCGAACATCGCCTGCTTCGTGGGGGCGAGTTCCATGGAAAGATTGCTCATCTGCAGCTCCCCCATTGCCGGATCGACCAGGGCAATTACAACCTCCCCTGCTTCGCTCGGGGTGCTTTTCCCGAGGGCTGGATTGTCATTGGCTTCACCTCGTGCAGAGATCAGCCTTCGTGGGGAAACGGTTCCGAGATTCGATTCCATCAAGTTCAACTTTGCTCGGAAGGGCTCGCCTTCGACTACAGGTCGTCGCCCAATTCCCCCTGGCATGCCATACAGGTCCGTCGCGACTGGTTGCAGGAGCAGGCCGTTGCGATCAGCGGTCGCGAGGTGACGATTCCGTCCCAGGGCTTTGCGAATCTGACAATCCCTCCGGCGTTCAGTGAACTGCTTCGAGACGAAATCGACCTCTTGCTGTCGGCTGATGAATACGAACCGGAGTTTCCGACCAGCCCGTTCGCAGCCGAAGCGGAAGCCCGGCTGATCCGCACCGTGATCAATGCCATTCAGGGGGTGTCGCTCGTCGAGGCAATGCGAAACGAGACTTTATTGGAGAAGCACGCGATCGTCGCTCGCATCGAGAGTTTCCTTGCGGAACAAATCACCGACGCGACCCCGGTTCAGGAGCTGCTTCAGGAAACCGGCCTCTCCGAAACCAGCCTTCAGCGCTTCTGCCGAGAGGTCTATGGTCTCCCTCCCGTGCAGCTGTTTGGAGTCACGCGGATGAGCATCATTCGCCAGGAGCTGCTCGCTCAGAAACCGAGCAAGACTTCGGTTCGCAAACTGCTCGAGAAATGGGGCATCAACCATTCGCGTCGCTTCGCCTCGCAGTACCGCGAGTTCTTCGGTGAAACGCCGCGAGAAACACTGACGCGCGTTCGGGACTGA